A DNA window from Geoalkalibacter sp. contains the following coding sequences:
- a CDS encoding PEGA domain-containing protein produces the protein MFKKVTAILLLALFTSACAKQQALFISEPAGATVFVDGRQIGVTPCTLDYSLSAGQRLDVTLEKAGYEEIHYQLKTDEVDSRERKKWLAAGVVWSPLWLGTLFTKKFKDSYEIVMKEDGATLTAGSETADLSHF, from the coding sequence ATGTTCAAGAAAGTGACGGCGATTTTGCTTCTGGCCCTGTTCACCTCGGCCTGCGCCAAGCAACAGGCGCTGTTCATCTCCGAACCGGCGGGCGCCACCGTCTTTGTCGACGGACGGCAAATCGGGGTGACGCCCTGCACCCTCGACTACAGCCTCAGCGCCGGACAGCGCCTGGATGTGACGCTGGAGAAAGCCGGCTACGAGGAGATCCATTATCAGCTGAAGACCGACGAGGTGGATTCACGCGAGCGCAAGAAATGGCTGGCGGCGGGCGTGGTGTGGAGCCCGCTGTGGCTGGGCACGCTGTTCACCAAGAAATTCAAGGATTCCTACGAAATCGTCATGAAGGAAGACGGCGCGACCCTTACCGCCGGAAGCGAAACGGCCGATCTGTCGCACTTCTAG